From Pagrus major chromosome 18, Pma_NU_1.0, a single genomic window includes:
- the fbl gene encoding rRNA 2'-O-methyltransferase fibrillarin → MRPGFSPRGGGRGSGRGGFGDRGGRGGFGDRGGRGGFGDRGRGGFRGGRGGGFRSPDGGGFRGRGGGRGTPRGRGGRGGFGGRGGFGAGKKVLVEPHRHEGVFISRGKEDALVTKNMVVGESVYGEKRISVEEGETKIEYRAWNPFRSKLAAAILGGVDQIHIKPGAKVMYLGAASGTTVSHVSDIVGPEGLVYAVEFSHRSGRDLLNVAKKRTNIIPIIEDARHPHKYRMLVGMVDVIFADVAQPDQTRIVALNAHNFLKNGGHFVISIKANCIDSTAAPEAVFASEVKKMSSENMKPQEQLTLEPYERDHAVVVGIYRPPPKLKK, encoded by the exons ATGAGGCCAG ggTTCAGTCCTCGTGGTGGAGGACGAGGTAGTGGCAGAGGAGGATTCGGTGACCGCGGAGGACGAGGAGGATTCGGTGACCGCGGTGGACGGGGAGGATTCGGCGACCGCGGACGGGGAGGattcagaggaggaagag GCGGAGGATTCAGGTCTCCAGACGGTGGAGGATTTCGGGGCCGGGGCGGTGGCAGAGGCACCCCGAGAGGTAGAGGAGGGCGGGGTGGCTTTGGAGGCCGTGGCGGCTTTGGAGCAGGGAAGAAGGTCTTGGTTGAGCCACACAGACACGAAG GTGTGTTCATCTCCAGAGGGAAGGAGGATGCCCTGGTGACAAAGAACATGGTGGTTGGAGAGTCTGTGTATGGAGAGAAGAGGATCAGTGTGGAG GAGGGCGAGACAAAGATTGAGTACAGAGCCTGGAACCCGTTCCGCTCCAAGCTAGCAGCGGCCATCTTGGGAGGAGTAGACCAGATCCACATCAAGCCCGGAGCAAAGGTCATGTACCTGGGAGCTGCCTCTGGCACCACAGTGTCCCACGTTTCTGACATAGTTGGACCG GAAGGGCTGGTCTACGCTGTGGAGTTCTCCCATCGATCAGGTCGTGACCTTCTCAATGTGGCAAAGAAGCGCACCAACATCATTCCAATCATCGAAGATGCTCGGCACCCACACAAATACCGGATGCTGGTTG GCATGGTGGATGTTATCTTTGCTGATGTTGCCCAGCCTGACCAGACGAGGATTGTTGCATTGAACGCTCACAACTTCTTGAAGAACGGAGGACACTTTGTTATCTCAATCAAG GCTAACTGTATAGACTcgacagcagctccagaggCAGTGTTTGCCTCAGAAGTGAAGAAGATGAGTTCTGAGAACATGAAGCCACAGGAACAGCTCACACTGGAGCCCTATGAGAGAGACCATGCTGTGGTGGTTGGCATCTACAG